Proteins found in one Nitrospinota bacterium genomic segment:
- a CDS encoding tetratricopeptide repeat protein: protein MGFLPVRTLLSEKWGEAVILLLMLAFFTSCAASDLKPDDNKSLAQQKLKEALQAGSLNQQEKMVALLKEAQELNPKEPNYYFFLGEAYFTQGDLKQAEQEFLKSIQLFKDLKDSYRQLGLIYMQQGQWEKSIQYFREYLDRPGTLQPQQIYNWVALCFYNLGKKNEAEIEWKKALEIKDNAGIRLNLALAYINQERFDRAKTSLLKALSLKPRFSQAHYELAQLYLKEKNKDQALDHFQKVILYSPRGSLAKKSKEYIELVRPE from the coding sequence ATGGGCTTTTTACCGGTGAGGACTCTATTGTCTGAAAAATGGGGTGAGGCTGTAATTTTATTGCTGATGCTGGCATTTTTTACTTCTTGCGCAGCCTCTGATCTGAAACCGGATGATAATAAATCTTTGGCACAACAAAAACTCAAGGAGGCCCTGCAGGCAGGATCATTAAACCAACAAGAAAAAATGGTGGCTTTGCTAAAAGAGGCCCAGGAGCTAAACCCTAAAGAACCAAACTACTATTTTTTCCTGGGAGAGGCTTATTTTACTCAAGGGGATCTAAAGCAAGCAGAACAGGAGTTTCTAAAAAGTATACAGTTATTCAAAGATTTAAAGGACTCTTACCGACAGCTGGGTTTGATTTACATGCAACAGGGGCAATGGGAGAAGAGCATTCAATACTTTCGGGAATATCTGGATAGACCCGGAACCCTGCAACCCCAGCAAATATATAATTGGGTTGCACTGTGTTTCTACAATTTAGGGAAAAAGAACGAAGCGGAAATTGAATGGAAAAAAGCCCTTGAAATTAAAGATAATGCAGGAATCAGGCTTAATCTGGCATTGGCTTATATAAACCAGGAGCGTTTTGATCGAGCCAAGACTTCCTTGCTGAAGGCTTTGTCTTTGAAACCTCGTTTTTCGCAGGCCCATTATGAATTGGCACAATTGTATTTAAAGGAAAAAAATAAGGACCAGGCACTGGATCATTTTCAAAAAGTGATTCTTTACTCTCCTAGAGGTAGCTTGGCCAAAAAATCTAAGGAATATATTGAACTGGTTCGCCCGGAATAA
- a CDS encoding helix-turn-helix domain-containing protein yields the protein MVEDFGSYLKHERELRGVPLEEISGATKIHIRFLKALEENSFDELPGEVFIKGYIRSYANTIGSDVEEMLNIYKESVELKNQENLPAEEPSSKGSQKNYLSFGLMALGFLGLLFGVGFLVTKGDDPKEIKISPDQKKVEEIKPEPSVQSEISKEMTSEETLDAKDEASTQSKTDKKPESLAVQQVPQEDSLQTKLTEQSEKKVNDSQSDLGLQGSRDIEKPLKLIISTKENSWFNMTIDDFREEDFILTAGSAKTFWANDAFRLTVGNKSGVELSLNGKDITLPESNNKVIKDFIINSERVE from the coding sequence ATGGTAGAAGATTTTGGTTCCTATTTAAAACATGAACGCGAATTAAGAGGTGTGCCTCTGGAAGAAATCTCCGGGGCCACAAAAATTCATATTCGTTTTCTTAAAGCTCTCGAAGAAAACTCATTTGATGAACTCCCTGGCGAGGTTTTCATTAAAGGATATATTCGATCTTATGCAAACACCATAGGTTCTGATGTAGAGGAAATGCTCAATATCTACAAAGAGTCTGTGGAATTGAAAAATCAGGAAAATCTTCCAGCTGAAGAACCTTCTTCTAAAGGGAGCCAAAAAAACTATTTATCGTTTGGTTTGATGGCTCTGGGATTTCTTGGGCTCCTGTTTGGGGTTGGTTTCCTGGTAACAAAAGGAGATGACCCAAAGGAGATAAAAATATCTCCTGATCAAAAAAAGGTTGAGGAAATCAAACCGGAACCTTCAGTTCAATCCGAAATATCCAAAGAAATGACAAGTGAAGAAACATTGGATGCTAAGGATGAGGCTTCTACCCAATCTAAAACTGACAAAAAACCTGAGAGTTTGGCTGTTCAACAGGTTCCGCAGGAAGACTCGCTTCAAACGAAGTTGACAGAGCAAAGTGAAAAAAAAGTAAATGATTCACAGTCTGATCTTGGTCTACAAGGTTCTCGGGATATCGAAAAACCTTTGAAACTTATAATTTCTACTAAGGAAAACTCGTGGTTTAATATGACTATCGATGATTTCCGTGAAGAGGATTTTATTCTTACTGCTGGATCCGCAAAGACCTTTTGGGCAAATGATGCCTTTCGGTTGACCGTGGGGAATAAGTCGGGAGTGGAATTATCATTAAACGGCAAGGATATAACTTTGCCGGAAAGTAATAATAAGGTGATAAAGGACTTTATTATTAACTCTGAACGGGTGGAATAA
- a CDS encoding type IV pilus twitching motility protein PilT — translation MAKIDAFFKLMNEQGASDLHLVAGSQPILRVHGDMERIKYKPLDNDELKAMLYEIAPENKIKDFEETGDVDFAYEIPNLARYRANYFQQKWGVGAVFREIPSEILTAEQLGLPKVITKLSMLHKGMVLVTGPTGSGKSTTLAAMMDFVNKNKKSHIITVEDPVEFVHKSQNCIVNHREVGVHTKGFKSALRGALREDPDIILVGEMRDLETIELALEAASTGHLVLGTLHTQSAAKTIDRIIDVFPAHQQPQIRTTLSESLKGVVAQNLFKRIDQKGRMAALEILIVTPAVSNLIREGKTYQIPSAIQTGKKYGMQSLDDAILAALEEKKISPEDAYDKAIVKERFIQYLNTPPEFL, via the coding sequence GTGGCTAAAATTGATGCCTTCTTCAAGCTGATGAATGAGCAGGGTGCTTCAGATCTTCATCTTGTTGCAGGCTCACAACCCATACTCCGGGTTCATGGAGACATGGAGCGAATCAAATATAAGCCACTTGATAATGATGAACTGAAAGCCATGTTGTATGAAATTGCTCCAGAAAACAAGATCAAGGATTTTGAAGAAACTGGAGATGTGGACTTTGCTTATGAAATTCCCAACCTGGCCCGTTATCGGGCAAATTATTTTCAGCAGAAATGGGGTGTGGGAGCTGTATTCAGAGAAATACCGAGCGAGATCCTGACCGCTGAACAACTTGGATTACCAAAAGTCATCACAAAACTTTCCATGCTGCATAAAGGAATGGTTCTGGTTACCGGTCCGACGGGTAGTGGTAAGTCTACTACTCTTGCTGCAATGATGGATTTCGTCAACAAAAACAAAAAAAGCCATATTATTACTGTTGAAGACCCGGTTGAATTTGTTCATAAAAGCCAAAACTGTATAGTGAATCATAGGGAAGTGGGAGTGCACACAAAAGGTTTCAAGTCAGCCTTGCGGGGAGCTTTACGGGAAGACCCGGATATCATTCTGGTTGGTGAAATGCGTGATTTGGAAACGATTGAACTGGCTTTGGAAGCTGCATCCACGGGTCATCTGGTATTAGGAACACTTCATACCCAAAGTGCAGCAAAAACCATTGACAGGATTATTGATGTATTTCCGGCACATCAGCAACCTCAGATTCGTACTACTCTTTCAGAATCATTGAAGGGGGTTGTGGCTCAAAACCTATTTAAGCGTATTGATCAAAAAGGCAGGATGGCTGCTTTAGAAATCCTGATTGTAACTCCAGCGGTCTCCAACCTGATTAGAGAAGGAAAAACCTATCAAATTCCTTCAGCAATTCAAACAGGTAAAAAGTATGGTATGCAATCTTTAGATGACGCAATTCTCGCTGCTTTGGAAGAGAAAAAAATTAGCCCTGAAGATGCGTATGACAAAGCAATAGTTAAAGAAAGGTTTATCCAATATTTAAATACGCCACCAGAGTTTTTATGA
- a CDS encoding PilT/PilU family type 4a pilus ATPase, producing the protein MRKAEVDHILTTMLEAFGNISDLNITVGKACQVESSGQLTAVPIVPPIEKLTPFQAEVFALNLINSDRRLTEILIREGSCDCSYFLLGKARFRVNIFSQRGNYSIVLRKLETRISSIEDLKLPAQFAKAAEEKNGLILVTGGTGSGKSTTLAALLNDMNEGKSIHIITLEDPVEFVHPHKKATFNQRELGIDYDSFSSGLRAALRQAPKVILVGEMRDRETVEIGLSAAETGHLVMSTLHTVDAGQTINRIVGMFSQEEEQQIRIRLADTIRWIICQRLLPKVGGGRVALLEIMSSNMRVKDTIINGESEGKTYYEIITNGDAYGMWTFDQHIMKLYQDGLITEETALAYASRKAVVGRGIDTLKSAKGEKTTDIDELGMDDEYGANIKK; encoded by the coding sequence ATGAGAAAAGCCGAAGTTGATCATATTTTAACTACAATGCTGGAAGCGTTCGGAAATATTTCCGATTTAAATATAACTGTCGGTAAAGCTTGCCAGGTTGAATCTTCAGGGCAGTTAACGGCTGTGCCTATCGTTCCTCCTATTGAGAAACTCACACCCTTTCAGGCAGAAGTATTTGCCTTAAACCTAATCAATTCAGACAGAAGGCTGACAGAAATATTAATCAGGGAAGGTTCTTGCGATTGCTCCTATTTTCTTCTGGGCAAAGCTCGTTTTAGGGTTAATATTTTTTCTCAACGCGGAAATTATTCAATTGTATTAAGAAAACTAGAAACACGAATTTCATCTATAGAAGACTTAAAACTTCCGGCTCAGTTTGCAAAAGCTGCGGAAGAAAAAAATGGATTGATTCTTGTAACAGGTGGGACTGGTAGTGGTAAGTCTACGACTCTAGCTGCGCTGTTAAATGATATGAACGAAGGTAAATCCATACATATTATTACTCTTGAGGACCCGGTTGAATTTGTACACCCGCATAAAAAAGCCACCTTTAACCAAAGGGAATTAGGGATTGATTACGATTCTTTTTCAAGTGGACTTAGGGCTGCTCTTCGTCAGGCGCCCAAAGTTATTCTAGTCGGGGAAATGCGTGACCGGGAAACGGTTGAAATAGGTCTTAGTGCTGCTGAAACGGGTCATTTGGTAATGAGTACTTTGCATACGGTTGATGCCGGGCAAACCATAAATCGTATCGTGGGTATGTTCTCCCAGGAAGAAGAACAACAAATACGCATTCGTCTTGCTGATACGATTCGTTGGATCATTTGTCAGCGTTTGCTTCCCAAAGTGGGAGGAGGGCGAGTGGCCCTGCTTGAGATTATGTCTTCCAATATGCGGGTGAAGGACACAATCATCAATGGCGAATCTGAAGGAAAAACATATTACGAAATCATCACTAATGGTGATGCATACGGTATGTGGACTTTCGACCAGCATATAATGAAATTGTATCAGGACGGTCTTATAACAGAAGAAACCGCTTTGGCATATGCTTCACGCAAGGCTGTGGTGGGTAGAGGAATTGACACGCTCAAGTCGGCGAAAGGTGAAAAAACCACAGATATTGATGAGCTTGGTATGGACGATGAATATGGGGCAAACATTAAAAAATAG
- a CDS encoding cyclic nucleotide-binding domain-containing protein, giving the protein MSLKDTPIQQHYSDGDTIVTEGIMSNNAYVIIKGQVRVSQKVDKKIVTIGTLKEGEVFGEMGLIAETVRSANVSAVGDVTVGVIGKDFFDNAMDELSDDMKPIILALVKRLSNTTHLLTRIGLELESTKSKINAYTLKQQE; this is encoded by the coding sequence ATGAGCCTAAAAGACACACCTATTCAGCAACATTACTCTGATGGCGATACGATCGTTACAGAAGGAATTATGAGCAATAATGCTTATGTGATTATAAAAGGTCAGGTTCGCGTTTCACAAAAAGTCGATAAAAAAATTGTGACCATAGGAACCCTCAAAGAAGGGGAAGTATTTGGAGAAATGGGTTTAATAGCAGAAACAGTGAGAAGTGCCAATGTTTCAGCTGTTGGAGATGTGACGGTTGGTGTGATTGGAAAAGATTTTTTTGACAACGCGATGGACGAACTTTCAGATGATATGAAGCCTATCATTTTAGCTTTGGTGAAGCGCCTGAGTAATACAACTCATTTATTGACGCGCATTGGACTTGAGCTTGAAAGCACAAAAAGTAAGATTAATGCGTACACCTTGAAACAACAGGAATAG
- a CDS encoding type II secretion system F family protein, with amino-acid sequence MPTFTYKSRVRGKMKAGEVEAEDEKAAISKLKQQNIRVTTVKKKSEGSALFGPKQHKITTRDVVIFTRQFSTMVDAGLPLVQCLEILGKQSENPTFGETILKVKGNIEIGNNLSESLKKFPEIWDSLYCNLVEAGEVGGILDVILRRLAEYIEKAEALKKKVKSAMVYPGAIVTVAFVVVAFLMIFVIPAFATMFEGGGKELPGPTQIVMNVSSFFRNQWWVMLGGAVTFFFVFKKVYATERGNIEIDRLALKLPVFGMLIRKVSVAKFTRTLGTLISSGVPLIEGLDICARTSGNKIVEIAVFKTIEAIKEGETIAAPLAREDVFPPMVIQMIDVGEASGSLDKMLAKIADFYDEEVDAAVEGLTAMLEPMLMVFLGIIVGFIVVAMYLPIFKMGEAI; translated from the coding sequence ATGCCTACTTTTACCTATAAATCGCGAGTCCGGGGAAAAATGAAAGCCGGAGAAGTGGAAGCGGAAGACGAAAAGGCTGCGATCTCGAAGCTCAAACAGCAGAATATTCGTGTTACCACCGTTAAGAAAAAAAGTGAAGGCAGCGCTTTATTTGGGCCTAAGCAACATAAAATCACCACCCGTGATGTGGTTATTTTTACAAGGCAATTTTCTACCATGGTTGATGCCGGATTGCCCCTGGTTCAGTGTTTGGAAATTCTTGGAAAGCAGTCTGAAAATCCAACTTTTGGCGAAACAATTCTAAAGGTCAAAGGGAATATTGAAATCGGAAACAATCTCTCTGAATCCCTGAAAAAATTTCCTGAAATTTGGGACTCGTTGTATTGCAACCTGGTCGAAGCTGGCGAGGTAGGGGGAATTCTGGATGTCATCCTCCGGAGGCTGGCTGAATATATTGAAAAAGCAGAAGCACTGAAGAAAAAAGTAAAATCTGCAATGGTGTATCCGGGAGCCATTGTTACTGTGGCGTTTGTTGTCGTGGCATTTTTAATGATATTTGTAATTCCTGCCTTTGCCACCATGTTTGAAGGGGGAGGAAAGGAACTTCCGGGACCAACTCAGATTGTTATGAATGTCAGTAGTTTTTTCCGAAACCAGTGGTGGGTCATGTTAGGAGGGGCGGTAACCTTTTTCTTTGTTTTCAAAAAAGTCTATGCAACGGAGCGAGGAAATATTGAAATAGACAGGCTTGCTCTAAAACTCCCTGTATTTGGGATGTTAATTCGCAAGGTTTCGGTGGCAAAATTTACCAGGACCCTTGGAACGCTGATTTCCAGCGGGGTGCCTTTGATTGAAGGTCTGGATATCTGTGCGCGTACTTCAGGAAACAAAATTGTCGAAATAGCCGTGTTTAAAACTATTGAGGCTATTAAGGAAGGTGAAACCATTGCGGCACCTCTTGCGCGCGAAGATGTGTTTCCACCAATGGTTATTCAGATGATTGATGTTGGAGAAGCCTCTGGTTCCCTGGATAAAATGCTGGCCAAAATTGCAGATTTTTATGATGAAGAAGTTGATGCCGCGGTTGAAGGCCTGACGGCCATGCTTGAACCCATGCTCATGGTTTTTCTGGGAATTATTGTTGGATTCATTGTTGTCGCCATGTATCTACCTATATTCAAGATGGGAGAAGCTATTTAG